Proteins encoded together in one Deinococcus reticulitermitis window:
- the pdxY gene encoding pyridoxal kinase → MTFRPPAAPSQTPAVQPPPAQPPRNILSIQSWVSYGHVGNAAALFALQRLGFETWGVHTVQFSNHTGYGAWTGTVFPSELIAELLDGIEARGALPSCDGVLSGYMGSEGTVAAVVEAVARVRQANPAALYCCDPVMGDVGRGIFVRPELPDLIATQALAAADIVTPNQFELELLTELKVDTLEHALAAAHTLRERLYPGGPRIVLLTSLVRSDAPEGVIETLAVTGEGSWLCRTPLLPLDPPRNGTGDAIAALFYGQFLKTGNPARALSLSMSALYGVLDLTHQLGTREIQLVAAQDQLVEPVHLFPAEQVEG, encoded by the coding sequence TGTCCAGCCCCCTCCTGCTCAGCCGCCGCGCAACATCCTGAGCATCCAGTCGTGGGTGAGTTACGGCCACGTCGGCAACGCCGCCGCCCTCTTCGCCTTGCAGCGCCTGGGCTTCGAGACCTGGGGTGTGCATACCGTGCAGTTTTCCAACCACACCGGCTACGGCGCCTGGACCGGCACGGTCTTTCCGTCCGAGCTGATCGCCGAACTGCTTGACGGCATCGAGGCGCGTGGCGCCCTGCCGAGCTGTGACGGTGTGCTCAGCGGCTATATGGGCTCAGAAGGCACGGTGGCCGCGGTCGTGGAGGCGGTCGCGCGGGTGCGCCAAGCCAACCCGGCGGCGCTGTACTGCTGCGACCCCGTGATGGGGGACGTGGGGCGCGGCATCTTCGTCCGGCCCGAACTTCCTGACCTGATCGCCACGCAGGCGCTGGCTGCCGCCGACATCGTGACGCCCAACCAGTTCGAGCTCGAACTCCTGACCGAGCTGAAGGTAGATACGCTTGAGCACGCCCTGGCCGCCGCCCACACCCTGCGGGAGCGCCTGTACCCGGGGGGCCCCCGGATCGTGCTTCTGACCAGTCTGGTCCGCAGCGACGCGCCGGAGGGCGTGATCGAGACCCTGGCGGTCACCGGCGAAGGCTCCTGGCTGTGCCGCACGCCGCTGTTGCCGCTTGACCCCCCGCGCAACGGGACGGGCGACGCCATCGCCGCGCTCTTTTACGGCCAGTTCCTGAAGACCGGTAACCCCGCCCGGGCCCTGAGTCTCTCGATGAGTGCCCTCTACGGCGTCCTCGACCTCACCCATCAGCTCGGCACCCGCGAAATTCAGCTTGTGGCGGCCCAGGACCAGCTCGTCGAGCCGGTCCACCTGTTCCCCGCCGAGCAGGTGGAGGGCTAA